The Alphaproteobacteria bacterium genome includes a window with the following:
- a CDS encoding valine--tRNA ligase: MYKKKGHNNMLNEKNYDHLINEEEMNKLWVEKEIYKFDPTSNNEVFSVDTPPPYASASHMHVGHAMSYSQAEFIVRYQRMMGKSVYYPVGFDDNGLPTERHVEKVHNINKNKTTRPDFRKLCLEETQNVIGTYRNLFSSLGLSVDWNLQYSTIDEHCQKTAQKSFLDLYNKNMIYRSDDPVLWDTHFQTALAQADLETLSRKGKMYDIPFKGEDGSDLIISTTRPEFLPACVGLYCNPDDERYTSLVGKTAIVPIFGHEVPIKTSDEVAMDFGTGLMMVCTFGDNEDVMKWKLDNLDLRIAITPNGRMSDICGDYAGLPIVEARSKIVKDLKAEGLILDEKVIDQNISIAERSQTPVEFIMEPQWFIKTLDLKDDLLKRGDEINWYPTFMKSRYVDWVNNLKFDWNISRQRFYGVPFPVWYCEDCGEIIIAPEENMPVDPTNDKCHLDECPKCKSKNLKGETDVMDTWMTSSLTPLVANNWAGSSAWEGKNTTHPMTVRVQAHDIIRTWLFYTVLKSHIHKDSLPWKDVMISGFGENEQGKKISKRTLEKATDNNGYNRYVPENVMEKYGADALRYWAAGSHLGQNMKYNEKDVKAGRKVVVKLFNASKFVLMQLEGMDVNKINMPVAERTVEDRWVISELNKVAKRANECLAKYDYAGAKDAIDKFFWMTFCDTYLELVKDRFWSKEKYSDELRESAAITLWETLRDVIGMFAPFIPFVTEMLYQEIFREGEGKDSIHITSYPQYCEYKETDVSEMAVVLGVLKAVRACRTENQIGQGKHLAYLRLDVENVNDKIVEILKKYKLSLMAVSRAQAIEFGKADFETSEVEGLKISIQIKE, encoded by the coding sequence ATGTATAAAAAGAAAGGGCATAATAATATGCTTAATGAAAAGAATTACGATCATTTAATAAATGAAGAAGAAATGAATAAATTATGGGTAGAAAAAGAAATATATAAGTTTGATCCGACATCAAATAACGAAGTTTTTTCAGTTGATACACCTCCACCATATGCATCTGCATCTCATATGCATGTTGGGCATGCAATGAGTTATTCTCAAGCAGAGTTTATTGTTAGATATCAAAGAATGATGGGGAAGAGTGTTTACTATCCAGTAGGGTTTGATGATAATGGATTGCCAACAGAAAGACATGTTGAAAAAGTTCATAATATTAATAAAAATAAGACTACAAGACCAGATTTTAGGAAGTTGTGTTTAGAAGAAACTCAAAATGTTATTGGAACATATAGAAACCTATTTTCATCTCTAGGTTTATCTGTGGATTGGAATCTTCAATACTCAACTATTGATGAACATTGTCAAAAAACAGCACAAAAATCTTTCTTAGATTTATATAATAAAAATATGATTTATCGTTCTGATGATCCAGTGCTTTGGGATACTCATTTTCAAACGGCTTTGGCTCAAGCTGATTTAGAGACTCTATCAAGAAAAGGAAAAATGTACGATATTCCTTTCAAAGGAGAAGATGGCTCTGATTTAATTATATCAACAACAAGACCAGAATTTTTACCAGCTTGTGTAGGGCTATACTGTAATCCTGATGATGAGAGATATACTTCTCTAGTTGGGAAAACTGCTATTGTTCCAATATTTGGTCATGAAGTTCCAATTAAAACTTCAGATGAAGTTGCTATGGATTTTGGGACAGGGCTAATGATGGTTTGTACATTCGGAGATAACGAAGATGTTATGAAATGGAAATTGGATAATCTTGATTTAAGAATTGCAATTACTCCAAATGGTAGAATGTCAGATATCTGTGGAGATTATGCAGGGCTACCAATTGTAGAGGCTCGTTCTAAGATTGTTAAAGATTTAAAAGCAGAAGGTTTGATTTTAGATGAAAAAGTTATTGATCAAAATATCTCAATAGCGGAAAGATCTCAAACTCCTGTTGAGTTCATAATGGAACCACAATGGTTTATTAAAACTCTAGATTTAAAAGATGATTTATTAAAAAGAGGCGATGAAATTAATTGGTATCCAACATTTATGAAGTCAAGATATGTTGATTGGGTAAATAATCTAAAATTTGACTGGAATATTTCTAGACAAAGATTCTATGGAGTTCCTTTCCCAGTTTGGTATTGTGAAGATTGTGGTGAGATCATTATCGCACCAGAAGAGAATATGCCAGTTGATCCAACAAATGACAAATGTCATCTAGATGAATGCCCTAAGTGTAAGAGCAAGAATTTAAAAGGTGAAACAGATGTTATGGATACTTGGATGACATCATCTCTTACACCTCTTGTTGCTAATAACTGGGCTGGTTCAAGTGCATGGGAAGGAAAAAACACTACTCATCCTATGACAGTTAGGGTTCAGGCTCATGATATTATTAGAACATGGCTATTTTATACAGTGTTAAAATCTCATATACATAAGGATAGTCTTCCATGGAAAGATGTTATGATTTCTGGATTTGGAGAAAATGAACAAGGTAAAAAAATCTCTAAAAGAACATTAGAAAAAGCTACTGATAATAATGGCTATAATAGATATGTTCCAGAAAATGTTATGGAGAAATACGGTGCCGATGCTCTGAGATACTGGGCAGCTGGTTCTCATCTTGGGCAGAATATGAAGTATAATGAAAAAGATGTTAAAGCAGGGAGGAAAGTTGTTGTTAAGCTATTTAATGCATCAAAATTTGTTTTAATGCAGCTTGAAGGTATGGATGTAAATAAAATTAATATGCCTGTTGCAGAAAGAACAGTTGAAGATCGTTGGGTTATTTCAGAACTAAATAAAGTGGCTAAAAGAGCAAATGAATGTTTAGCGAAATATGATTATGCTGGTGCTAAAGATGCTATTGATAAGTTTTTCTGGATGACTTTCTGTGATACATATCTAGAACTAGTTAAAGATAGATTCTGGAGTAAAGAAAAATACTCTGATGAATTAAGAGAGTCTGCTGCTATAACTTTATGGGAAACTTTAAGAGATGTTATTGGTATGTTTGCTCCGTTTATTCCTTTTGTAACAGAAATGTTATATCAAGAAATATTTAGAGAAGGCGAAGGTAAAGATTCTATTCATATTACTTCTTATCCTCAATACTGTGAATATAAAGAAACTGATGTAAGTGAAATGGCAGTTGTTCTTGGAGTTCTTAAAGCTGTTAGAGCATGTAGGACAGAAAATCAAATTGGTCAAGGTAAGCATCTTGCATATTTAAGATTGGATGTTGAAAATGTTAATGATAAAATCGTTGAGATACTTAAAAAGTATAAGCTATCATTAATGGCTGTTTCAAGAGCTCAGGCAATTGAGTTCGGAAAGGCAGATTTTGAGACTTCGGAAGTGGAAGGTTTAAAAATCAGTATCCAAATAAAAGAATAG
- a CDS encoding metallophosphoesterase gives MKVAIISDVHDKLSNLKQVINEINLMGIKHIICCGDLCSPFTARLLGEKFKGDVYAVFGNIADRERTPHVGKEFLNFHHLGDYGQLTLGGKKIFFVHYPEIAEAKAKEGKYDFVFHGHTHKKIARKVNDCLLLNPGEIYGLRYPPSYAIVDLETYEYDFIQV, from the coding sequence ATGAAGGTAGCTATTATATCAGATGTTCATGATAAATTATCAAACTTGAAACAAGTTATAAATGAAATAAATTTAATGGGTATAAAGCATATTATTTGTTGTGGAGATCTTTGTTCTCCTTTTACGGCAAGACTCTTGGGTGAAAAGTTTAAAGGAGATGTCTATGCAGTGTTTGGTAATATAGCTGATAGAGAAAGAACTCCACATGTTGGAAAAGAGTTTCTCAATTTCCATCACTTAGGAGATTATGGACAATTAACTTTAGGCGGAAAAAAGATATTTTTTGTTCACTATCCAGAAATTGCAGAGGCTAAGGCTAAAGAAGGAAAGTATGATTTTGTGTTTCATGGTCATACTCATAAGAAAATAGCAAGAAAAGTTAATGATTGCCTCCTTTTAAATCCTGGTGAAATCTATGGTCTAAGATATCCTCCTTCTTATGCTATTGTAGATTTAGAAACTTATGAATACGATTTTATACAGGTGTAA